One Microcoleus sp. bin38.metabat.b11b12b14.051 genomic window carries:
- a CDS encoding pantothenate kinase yields the protein MGDNFRPPACTDNVTPGMAGKDEIKIGLAIGNSRLHWGLFAGNTLKQTWDTEHLKADAVSQLSSEQKAEYLVKTVMRSIEQIGDRPLPSVPANLAVSHSHEPSLMPLPLVLASVVPKQTAIWQSYPEVQIITLDQLPIGALYPTLGIDRALALLGAGNQFGWPVLLIDAGTALTFTGANVNRSIVGGAILPGLGLQLSSLGQKTAALPSVSLPQTLPQRWATDTVGAIHSGVVYAVVAGVRDFIEDWLHLFPNSKIAVTGGDRTLLLQYLTAAFPDTASSIIDAPQAIFWGISQLVIRH from the coding sequence CAACGTTACACCCGGAATGGCAGGTAAAGATGAGATTAAAATAGGTTTAGCGATCGGCAATTCCCGACTGCACTGGGGACTATTTGCGGGCAATACTCTCAAGCAAACATGGGATACAGAGCATCTCAAAGCTGATGCTGTTTCCCAACTCTCCTCTGAGCAAAAAGCCGAATATCTGGTGAAAACAGTCATGAGGTCGATCGAGCAAATAGGCGATCGGCCTCTCCCTAGTGTTCCTGCTAATCTCGCTGTTTCTCATTCTCATGAACCTTCTCTCATGCCACTACCTCTAGTTTTGGCATCAGTAGTTCCAAAGCAAACAGCAATCTGGCAGAGTTACCCTGAAGTTCAAATTATTACCTTAGACCAGTTGCCGATCGGGGCGCTCTATCCTACCCTGGGAATTGATAGAGCTTTGGCTTTACTGGGTGCTGGCAACCAATTTGGTTGGCCAGTTTTACTTATAGATGCTGGTACAGCTTTAACATTTACTGGGGCTAATGTCAATAGGTCTATAGTTGGGGGCGCCATCTTACCGGGTTTGGGTTTACAGTTGTCGTCTCTCGGTCAAAAAACCGCTGCATTGCCCTCAGTCAGCTTACCACAAACTCTGCCCCAGCGCTGGGCTACAGATACTGTCGGAGCAATTCACAGCGGAGTTGTGTATGCGGTGGTGGCAGGAGTTAGAGATTTTATTGAAGATTGGCTGCATTTGTTTCCTAATAGCAAAATTGCCGTCACTGGGGGCGATCGAACTTTGCTATTGCAATACCTCACCGCAGCATTTCCCGATACGGCTTCCTCCATAATTGACGCACCACAAGCCATTTTTTGGGGAATCAGTCAATTAGTCATCCGTCATTAG
- a CDS encoding alpha/beta hydrolase, with the protein MYSQLRNSRVKLSVGQIFWREIGQGPSLVFLHGSWEDGSQWLRTIELLNANYQCFAPDLLGFGDSERPNVHYSIELEVECLAQYLDTLNLREVYLIAHSVGGWVAASYALKYPDRVQGLVLLAPEGVKVGHRRARWQTARWLIAKPPLAYWLLRSIYPIAKLLGGQKKIDQMFEFRQQLMQSPVAVQLLFRRRRAEITGELVDENLPLLKAPILLLHGSEDSVAALSLCQSYAALAPNAELQSVSPGESNLPQEVPDIVAKYIREFAK; encoded by the coding sequence ATGTACTCACAGCTACGCAATTCTCGGGTCAAGCTCTCTGTAGGGCAAATCTTCTGGCGCGAAATCGGTCAAGGGCCAAGTTTAGTATTTTTGCACGGTTCTTGGGAGGACGGCAGTCAGTGGCTCAGGACGATCGAACTTTTGAATGCCAACTACCAATGCTTCGCACCGGATTTACTGGGGTTTGGAGACTCCGAACGCCCGAACGTTCATTATTCGATCGAGCTAGAAGTAGAATGTCTGGCGCAATACCTCGATACTTTGAACCTGCGAGAGGTTTATTTAATTGCTCACTCTGTGGGCGGCTGGGTGGCCGCCAGCTACGCGCTCAAATATCCCGATCGAGTTCAGGGCTTGGTGTTGTTGGCCCCAGAAGGCGTCAAAGTCGGACACCGACGGGCGCGGTGGCAGACGGCTAGGTGGCTGATTGCTAAACCTCCGCTAGCTTATTGGTTGTTGCGATCGATCTATCCCATTGCGAAGCTGCTGGGGGGTCAAAAGAAGATTGACCAAATGTTCGAGTTCAGACAGCAGTTGATGCAGTCGCCAGTTGCGGTGCAGTTGCTGTTCCGGCGGCGGCGGGCGGAAATTACAGGAGAGTTAGTGGATGAGAATTTGCCTTTACTGAAAGCGCCTATTTTGCTGTTGCACGGTTCTGAAGATAGTGTCGCAGCTTTGTCTCTTTGTCAATCCTATGCTGCTCTGGCTCCTAATGCCGAACTGCAATCTGTCAGCCCCGGGGAAAGCAATTTGCCCCAGGAAGTTCCGGATATTGTTGCTAAGTATATTCGCGAATTTGCAAAGTAA
- a CDS encoding NUDIX hydrolase codes for MLRLWQILQTVLGLIFRHPVTGTAVIPVLPDGRIVLIRRRDNGRWGLPGGMVDWGEDIPTTVRRELAEETGLDLVKIRRLVGVYSAADRDPRLHSICIVVAAEVEGKMQVQDTLEVSEVEAFLPAAMPQGPLSHDNDQHLEDYFKGVTTLA; via the coding sequence ATGCTTAGATTGTGGCAAATTTTACAAACTGTACTAGGGCTGATTTTTCGCCATCCAGTCACTGGTACCGCGGTGATTCCCGTATTACCTGACGGGCGTATTGTGCTGATTCGGCGCCGCGACAACGGTCGCTGGGGACTGCCCGGAGGTATGGTGGATTGGGGAGAGGATATTCCGACTACAGTGCGGCGGGAGTTGGCAGAGGAAACAGGACTCGATTTAGTCAAAATTCGCCGCTTGGTGGGCGTTTATTCGGCTGCCGATAGAGATCCTCGACTGCACTCGATTTGTATCGTAGTGGCGGCAGAGGTGGAGGGAAAGATGCAAGTTCAGGATACGCTGGAAGTCAGCGAGGTTGAGGCTTTTTTGCCCGCAGCCATGCCGCAGGGCCCGCTCAGCCATGATAACGACCAGCACTTGGAGGACTATTTTAAAGGTGTGACAACTTTGGCTTAA
- the argH gene encoding argininosuccinate lyase has product MTTQQKTWSQRFESALHPAIARFNASIGFDMELIEYDLTGSVAHAKMLAQTGIISAAEGEQLVNGLEQIRREYRQGMFVPGVDAEDVHFAVEKRLTDLVGDAGKKLHTARSRNDQAGTDTRLYLRDRIAEIREQLREFQEVLLEIAELNVETLIPGYTHLQRAQPISLAHYLLAYFEMTDRDWERLGEISKRVNVSPLGCGALAGTTFPIDRHYSAELLEFDKVYANSLDGVSDRDFAIEFLAASSLIMVHLSRLSEEMILWSSHEFGFITLKDSCATGSSIMPQKKNPDVPELVRGKAGRVFGNLQALLVVVKGLPLAYNKDLQEDKETLFDSVKTVQGCLEAMTILLREGIAFNSSRLAAAVTEDFSNATDVADYLAAKGVPFREAYNLVGKVVKTCISGGKLLKDLTLEEWKELHPAFDTDIYSAIAPQQVVAARNSYGGTGFEQVRKSLIAARDRIA; this is encoded by the coding sequence ATGACCACACAACAGAAAACTTGGAGTCAAAGATTTGAATCGGCGCTGCACCCGGCGATCGCCCGATTTAATGCTAGTATCGGCTTCGATATGGAATTGATCGAGTACGACTTGACCGGTTCTGTCGCTCATGCTAAGATGCTGGCCCAAACCGGGATTATTTCAGCAGCAGAAGGCGAGCAGTTAGTCAATGGTTTGGAACAAATCCGTCGCGAATACCGCCAAGGTATGTTTGTTCCGGGAGTAGATGCAGAAGACGTTCACTTCGCTGTCGAGAAGCGGCTCACGGATTTGGTGGGGGATGCGGGGAAAAAGCTGCACACGGCTCGATCGCGCAACGACCAAGCAGGCACCGATACTCGTTTGTATTTGCGCGATCGCATTGCAGAAATTCGCGAGCAATTGCGGGAATTTCAAGAGGTGTTGCTGGAAATTGCCGAGCTGAACGTTGAAACTTTAATCCCAGGTTACACGCACTTGCAGCGCGCTCAGCCGATAAGTTTGGCTCATTACCTGTTAGCTTATTTTGAAATGACCGATCGCGATTGGGAACGCCTCGGCGAGATATCGAAGCGGGTGAATGTTTCGCCTCTGGGTTGCGGGGCGCTGGCGGGGACTACTTTCCCGATCGACCGACACTATAGCGCAGAACTCTTGGAGTTTGACAAAGTTTATGCTAACAGCTTAGATGGAGTGAGCGATCGAGATTTTGCGATCGAATTTCTGGCAGCCAGCAGCTTGATTATGGTACACCTGAGCCGCTTGTCAGAAGAAATGATTTTGTGGTCTTCTCACGAATTTGGATTTATTACGCTCAAAGATAGCTGCGCTACAGGTTCTAGCATCATGCCCCAGAAAAAAAATCCCGACGTGCCGGAGTTGGTGCGGGGCAAAGCGGGGCGGGTATTCGGTAACTTGCAAGCCTTACTGGTAGTAGTGAAGGGACTGCCTTTAGCCTACAACAAGGATTTGCAAGAAGATAAAGAGACTTTGTTCGATAGTGTCAAAACTGTACAGGGCTGCTTGGAAGCAATGACAATTTTGCTGCGGGAAGGCATCGCGTTTAACAGCTCACGCCTCGCCGCTGCGGTGACGGAAGACTTTTCTAATGCGACAGACGTAGCAGACTATTTGGCTGCTAAAGGTGTTCCCTTCCGGGAAGCTTACAACCTGGTGGGCAAAGTCGTTAAAACTTGCATCTCGGGGGGCAAACTCCTCAAAGATTTGACACTTGAGGAGTGGAAAGAGTTGCACCCAGCTTTTGATACAGACATTTACAGCGCGATCGCACCTCAGCAAGTGGTGGCGGCTCGCAATAGCTACGGAGGTACCGGATTTGAACAAGTGAGAAAATCACTGATTGCTGCGCGCGATCGGATCGCCTAA
- a CDS encoding PP2C family protein-serine/threonine phosphatase gives MTAVPLPRPSPQPADRPQGRNSTDATPVFALKELVARLHRYQHNVQDMLGSLGFALRSFNNLNQFLELVPLVATRVTDADGGALVLFKPNGQVRFQQLHCQEGRQCQDMRKALEIATRQATAGAGAAAGESFSESSEQTSSLDLQVGRYLGPDVHLFGAPILVKNLERGRLYIFSSDPQYLCTPGRQKLVRLVADQTAVAICKDELTAKLAEKERLDRELEIGAEIQLRLQPRNCPKIPGLDVAARCQTASRVGGDYYDFIPADYDPIGKEDEGEHPPSLIKNLKSKIDKGRWSIVIGDVMGKGVPAGLLMTMTRGMLRAEVLNRHSPARILQHLNRVMHADLENSHRFVTLFYSEYDPKTRVLSYSNAAHHPPLLWQAATNSIVRLDTLEGMLIGLDADSHYQEAQVQLQPGDTIIYYTDGFTDAANQRGDRFDEDNLTAAFQWACQNYQQSEEILDYLFDRVHQFVGIGNRNEDDMTLVVLRVTLSAGENHHDS, from the coding sequence ATGACTGCTGTGCCTTTGCCTCGCCCCTCACCTCAACCTGCTGACCGCCCTCAGGGTCGCAATTCCACCGACGCGACGCCAGTATTTGCCCTCAAAGAACTGGTGGCGCGCTTGCACCGATACCAGCACAACGTTCAAGATATGTTGGGTTCGCTAGGATTTGCCCTGCGGAGTTTTAACAATCTCAACCAATTTTTGGAGTTGGTGCCTTTGGTAGCAACTCGCGTTACCGACGCCGACGGGGGAGCTCTAGTGCTTTTCAAACCCAACGGTCAAGTTCGGTTCCAGCAGTTGCACTGTCAGGAAGGACGGCAGTGCCAAGATATGCGTAAAGCGCTGGAAATAGCCACCAGGCAAGCTACAGCAGGTGCGGGCGCGGCGGCTGGCGAATCTTTTTCCGAAAGCTCCGAGCAAACTTCGAGTCTCGACTTGCAAGTGGGTCGTTATTTGGGCCCGGATGTTCATTTGTTTGGCGCGCCAATTTTAGTTAAGAATTTGGAACGCGGACGGCTTTATATTTTTAGCAGTGACCCACAATATCTTTGCACTCCCGGGAGACAGAAATTAGTTCGGTTGGTGGCGGATCAAACGGCCGTTGCTATCTGCAAAGACGAACTTACTGCTAAGTTGGCTGAAAAAGAACGCTTGGACAGAGAGTTGGAAATCGGGGCCGAAATTCAACTGCGCCTGCAACCCCGCAATTGTCCAAAAATTCCGGGTCTTGATGTGGCCGCCCGCTGCCAAACTGCTAGCAGGGTCGGTGGCGATTATTATGATTTTATTCCTGCTGACTATGACCCGATCGGCAAGGAAGATGAGGGGGAACACCCCCCATCCCTAATAAAAAATCTCAAGTCCAAAATCGACAAGGGTCGCTGGAGCATTGTGATCGGCGACGTGATGGGCAAAGGCGTACCGGCAGGCCTGCTGATGACGATGACACGGGGTATGCTGCGGGCGGAGGTTTTGAACCGCCACTCGCCTGCGAGAATTTTGCAACATTTAAACCGGGTAATGCACGCGGATTTGGAGAATTCCCACCGTTTTGTAACTCTGTTTTATTCGGAGTACGACCCGAAAACTCGCGTTTTGTCCTACAGCAATGCTGCTCATCACCCGCCTTTGCTGTGGCAAGCTGCAACTAATTCGATCGTCCGTCTCGATACTTTGGAGGGAATGTTAATTGGCTTGGATGCCGATTCGCACTACCAAGAAGCTCAAGTGCAATTGCAGCCGGGAGATACTATTATTTATTACACCGACGGATTTACTGATGCTGCTAATCAAAGGGGCGATCGGTTTGATGAGGATAACTTGACTGCGGCTTTTCAGTGGGCTTGTCAAAATTATCAGCAGTCTGAGGAAATTTTGGATTATTTGTTCGATCGGGTGCACCAGTTTGTCGGCATCGGCAATCGCAATGAAGATGACATGACACTGGTGGTACTTAGGGTAACACTTTCAGCAGGAGAAAATCACCATGATAGTTAA